The following are encoded in a window of Primulina eburnea isolate SZY01 chromosome 4, ASM2296580v1, whole genome shotgun sequence genomic DNA:
- the LOC140828856 gene encoding protein cornichon homolog 4-like → MGDVWAWLLFFFIVIALLVMLVFQLMCLADLEFDYINPYDSASRINSVVLPEFITQGVLCALFLITGHWVMSFLCLPYLYYNVRLYLRRQHLVDVTEIFNLLGWEKKQRLFKLGYIILLLFMCLFWMIYNALEDDEQSL, encoded by the exons ATGGGGGATGTGTGGGCATGGCTTTTGTTCTTCTTCATAGTTATTGCTCTACTCGTTATGCTCGTTTTCCAG CTCATGTGCTTGGCCGATCTAGAGTTTGATTATATCAATCCATACGACTCTGCTTCTCGAATAAACTCAGTGGTTTTACCAGAATTCATCACACAAGGAGTTTTATGTGCCCTCTTTCTCATAACAGGACATTGGGTTATGTCATTTCTCTGTCTTCCATACCTCTACTACAATGTGCGATT GTATCTTCGAAGGCAGCATCTAGTAGATGTAACCGAAATCTTTAACCTGCTAGGTTGGGAAAAGAAGCAACGGCTTTTCAAGCTTGGTTACATAATACTTCTTCTCTTCATGTGTCTGTTCTG GATGATTTACAATGCATTAGAAGACGACGAGCAGTCACTATAA